The following coding sequences lie in one Silene latifolia isolate original U9 population chromosome 5, ASM4854445v1, whole genome shotgun sequence genomic window:
- the LOC141657154 gene encoding uncharacterized protein LOC141657154 has translation MSSQGECTGHAGSLAATFEELFLLLNLSAKEELKKAAEANAKKAMEEKHLADKLSQDLQCGRDRIESLEVDLKKVNVMLDEERLVLANERNHADALKSKLGEQARIATENEKRAMEEESRSNKMVQELENARQKLRDVEIQLCEVKQCRDLAGASSTPTELLFNKQISAKVSFLQEQLKFEKKRVKHYKEVAKLEKDLKNASQQELHNVKQDFQSLLYQMDMLSDTFGARNHMNKKRRLNAGGLELPGRTPDCGLPQLNFCCDAERRPSSLSSRDTSCRPKPNSRLVDAEQPMESPSASFSDEQLLGSQERAACTPTTLTRLAIKDPVPQTTIAKWNDRERIATVAENSINPVEFEPGHVKKRRKIIDESEVVRCVESQDKINNQDAETNLFGLGKVLVPPMKEQMEKVNLLVTGNNAYAIGNFDLSGEKKKATNEPQQVLQQVNNSTVLNGNEISEPNKSHRSGLVVPDLEDLVSFEQHLNGNYMKLLDLDDPIAEEHFRMALQWPLSPTLPDIEPHNFDQEVEMQNLGMPVCARNIATDLNGEHDKIPKFCVVYSDMEDIGCITRIFCSTTTCMARLRSSLQKPWLVEDILLALVSEQDLVSREMICVFFSLLLLNFASASCTKFVDFQSLLSDTLCANLQSVLLNMDRRHLFAKVCCLSDFLSLSENFLLHKKILLRSSLTSDTLNCGDSNIEILHQGESNVLRFSLASTNMVVAGSLILASISAAAGLVDSICEFSLKVIGMRRADCLMTLLILHTFAYVCGEEYFTISNYHVVMEAVKVIVASLEGSLAINGTSQPDDGTLQHCFPCEKCPFADRSICLDDVSSKLIEEMQAFTDPHNQADTFDSRFLVAILSALELLATHMSWGWVCDKVVSKLFETVESCDPESIMSTAVVTLLGDLGRLGVETRGYDDPGVRSIIQRLSASLHRASSSKHNTFSMTVVHSLTQLHPNGAEIFLKNNEESVKGAHPASSTATSDILRTMFSSLSNKPTSALHNCVIPDIIA, from the exons atgtcatctcaag GGGAGTGTACAGGACATGCTGGGTCCCTTGCagcgacttttgaggagttgtttcTTTTATTGAACTTGTCTGCGAAGGAAGAGCTGAAAAAGGCCGCAGAAGCTAATGCTAAGAAGGCCATGGAGGAGAAGCATCTTGCTGATAAGTTATCGCAGGATCTTCAATGCGGTAGAGACAGAATTGAGAGTTTAGAGGTGGACCTCAAGAAGGTAAATGTCATGCTTGATGAAGAAAGATTGGTATTAGCCAACGAGAGAAATCATGCTGATGCTCTGAAGTCTAAATTGGGAGAACAAGCAAGGATCGCTACAGAAAATGAAAAGAGAGCCATGGAAGAAGAGAGTCGAAGTAACAAGATGGTCCAGGAGCTAGAAAATGCTCGACAAAAACTAAGAGATGTGGAGATCCAGTTATGTGAAGTTAAACAATGTAGAGATCTTGCTGGAGCATCTAGTACTCCCACTGAATTGCTTTTCAACAAGCAGATATCAGCAAAAGTCAGCTTCTTACAAGAACAATTAAAATTTGAGAAGAAACGGGTAAAGCATTACAAAGAGGTTGCTAAGTTAGAGAAAGACCTCAAAAATGCTTCACAACAGGAGTTGCATAATGTAAAACAGGACTTCCAAAGTTTGCTGTATCAAATGGATATGTTGAGTGACACATTTGGTGCAAGAAATCATATGAACAAG AAACGGCGTCTAAATGCTGGAGGTTTGGAGTTGCCTGGAAGGACGCCTGATTGTGGCCTGCCCCAACTCAATTTCTGTTGTGACGCTGAGCGTAGACCGTCCAGCTTATCGTCCAGGGATACATCATGTCGTCCTAAGCCAAATTCTAGACTTGTTGATGCAGAGCAACCCATGGAATCACCCTCAG CATCTTTTTCTGATGAACAGTTGCTGGGCTCACAGGAAAGAGCAGCTTGCACTCCGACAACACTGACAAGATTGGCAATTAAAGATCCTGTCCCGCAAACAACAATTGCCAAATGGAATGACCGCGAAAGAATTGCTACAGTTGCTGAAAATAGCATAAACCCTGTTGAATTTGAGCCTGGTCATGTCAAAAAGAGGAGGAAAATTATTGACGAATCCGAAGTTGTCAGATGTGTGGAGTCACAAGATAAAATAAACAACCAGGATGCAGAGACAAATTTGTTTGGTTTGGGTAAAGTATTAGTTCCACCTATGAAAGAGCAGATGGAGAAGGTAAATTTATTAGTTACTGGCAATAATGCTTATGCAATTGGCAATTTTGATCTATCTGGGGAGAAAAAGAAGGCAACAAATGAACCACAACAAGTTCTTCAGCAAGTCAACAACTCCACTGTGCTGAATGGAAACGAAATTTCTGAGCCTAACAAATCCCATAGAAGTGGTCTGGTAGTTCCTGATTTAGAAGATTTGGTAAGTTTTGAGCAACATTTGAATGGGAATTACATGAAACTGCTTGATTTGGATGATCCAATTGCTGAGGAACATTTTAGGATGGCACTGCAATGGCCTTTGTCTCCTACACTTCCGGATATTGAACCGCACAATTTTGACCAAGAGGTTGAAATGCAGAATTTAGGTATGCCTGTCTGTGCTAGAAACATTGCTACTGATTTGAATGGGGAACACGACAAGATCCCAAAATTCTGTGTTGTTTACTCTGATATGGAAGATATTGGTTGTATAACTAGGATCTTCTGTTCTACTACAACTTGTATGGCTCGTTTACGTTCATCTTTGCAAAAACCTTGGTTGGTGGAAGACATTCTACTGGCTCTTGTCTCGGAACAAGATCTTGTTTCCAG GGAAATGATTTGcgtctttttttctcttttattaCTCAATTTTGCTAGTGCGTCATGTACTAAATTCGTGGACTTTCAGAGCTTGTTGTCGGATACCTTATGTGCAAATCTACAATCAG TTTTGTTGAACATGGACAGAAGACACCTCTTTGCAAAAGTTTGCTGCCTTAGTGACTTCCTCAGCTTAAGTGAGAATTTTTTACTTCACAAGAAAATTCTGTTGCGGAGTAGCTTGACCTCTGACACCTTAAATTGTGGCGACTCGAATATTGAGATTCTGCACCAGGGTGAGAGCAATGTTTTACGTTTCAGTTTGGCGTCAACCAATATGGTTGTAGCAGGGAGCTTAATACTGGCATCTATCTCTGCAGCAGCTGGTCTCGTTGATTCAATTTGTGAATTTTCGCTTAAAGTCATCGGAATGAGAAGAGCGGATTGTTTAATGACATTGTTGATTCTCCATACATTTGCTTATGTTTGTGGTGAAGAGTATTTCACCATTAGTAATTACCATGTAGTCATGGAAGCAGTAAAGGTTATAGTGGCGTCCTTGGAGGGTTCTTTGGCAATTAATGGGACTAGCCAACCAGATGATGGTACCTTGCAACATTGTTTTCCATGTGAGAAATGTCCATTTGCTGACAGATCTATTTGTTTGGATGACGTTTCATCTAAGCTAATAGAAGAAATGCAAGCATTTACAGATCCCCATAATCAAGCTGATACATTCGATTCACGTTTCTTAGTTGCTATCCTGTCAGCTCTTGAGTTGCTTGCTACTCATATG AGCTGGGGTTGGGTATGTGACAAAGTTGTGTCAAAACTGTTTGAGACGGTGGAATCATGTGATCCTGAGAGTATCATGTCGACTGCTGTTGTCACACTGTTGGGTGATTTAGGCAG GCTAGGCGTTGAAACACGTGGATACGACGATCCTGGGGTGAGAAGCATCATACAACGACTATCGGCTAGTCTACATAGAGCAAGTTCTTCGAAGCACAACACCTTCTCAATGACCGTTGTTCATTCGCTAACTCAGCTTCATCCAAATGGTGCGGAGATTTTCCTGAAGAACAATGAAGAATCAGTCAAAGGTGCGCATCCTGCTTCCAGTACAGCTACATCTGATATTCTGAGGACCATGTTTTCTTCTTTAAGCAACAAGCCGACATCTGCCTTGCATAATTGCGTAATTCCCGACATAATTGCTTAG